Proteins from one Palaemon carinicauda isolate YSFRI2023 chromosome 26, ASM3689809v2, whole genome shotgun sequence genomic window:
- the LOC137619635 gene encoding SET and MYND domain-containing protein 4-like isoform X1, producing the protein MAATTIDTLPSMTKSVIMWEEKDLPGFFKDYFKMVRNALTNDQFNQFSKLKTNQERVRFVFSIPAAHDIDIKPYFKGKSEKEALEKKEAGNMCFSKKNNVEALKLYSQAVIKAPVPTGKYWKLIKECADPKKMTLYAICLANRSAALYHLKDYRHCVKDINEALEHHYPRELKHKLYKRKARLLSHMKQHEDAREAYRQALKWLDWAKMEREKRIEHQNDIQKWLKLYETGKGVKNFEMEPEPVDMQLPAIPEVTGGRHPKYPSLSRKVDVRSDNQQGRYVVAVEDIEPGDTICAEKPFAAVLLRDMFGTHCQNCFKLLKAPIPCKKCSNVVFCSVECRQDAYFHQTECPIQDLLLGSGMSINCFLAIRLLVQKPLSYFLEIKDDIVTEKYKENLEKKEIYDPEDFFRLYNLVCHSERRTSEDYFHRVVMVVFMVKALKKTKYFEDKGTGINYPLLKEEGDTISETEAYVGSLLMHFLEIVQFNSHEVSEFWLSAPKSLSNSKNESLGAAIFPTLALFNHSCITGQVRYFSGSSAITKSIRFIPKGEQVPENYGQSFTSAPRSERRQYLFDRYWFECACEACVKDWPKYQDMSNTVLNFKCRKCTSPLPVDTENTLNPILKCEKCGEQTNIMAALKNLQNSEQTFLSASKEMDNFNLEKAESLLLENLKQLESSLYPPYKDYHQTQEAYMRVMLTKGGNYRVKTPKSEE; encoded by the exons ATCCGTCATAATGTGGGAAGAAAAAGACCTACCGGGCTTCTTCAAAGACTACTTCAAGATGGTGCGCAACGCCCTCACCAACGACCAGTTCAACCAGTTCTCGAAGCTGAAAACCAACCAGGAACGCGTCCGGTTCGTGTTCAGCATCCCGGCCGCGCACGACATCGACATCAAGCCCTACTTCAAGGGCAAGTCGGAGAAGGAAGCCCTCGAGAAGAAGGAGGCGGGAAACATGTGTTTTAGCAAAAAGAATAACGTAGAGGCATTAAAGCTATACAGCCAGGCGGTAATTAAGGCACCTGTGCCCACGGGTAAATATTGGAAGCTGATCA AAGAATGCGCAGATCCGAAAAAGATGACCCTTTACGCCATCTGCCTGGCCAACCGATCAGCTGCGCTCTACCACCTCAAGGATTACAGGCATTGTGTCAAAGATATCAACGAGGCCCTTGAACATCATTATCCAAGa gAACTGAAGCACAAACTATACAAGAGGAAAGCACGCCTGCTCTCGCACATGAAGCAGCACGAGGATGCCCGGGAGGCCTACCGCCAGGCCTTGAAGTGGCTGGATTGGGCCAAgatggagagagagaagaggatcgAACACCAAAATGACATACAGAAGTGGCTCAAACTTTATGAGACTGGCAAAGGAGTAAAAAATTTCG AAATGGAACCGGAGCCAGTCGACATGCAGCTTCCGGCCATCCCAGAGGTGACTGGCGGTCGACACCCCAAGTACCCGTCCCTTTCGCGAAAGGTGGACGTCAGGAGCGACAATCAGCAAGGTCGTTACGTCGTGGCTGTCGAGGATATAGAACCTGGAGATACCATATGTGCTGAAAAGCCTTTCGCGGCCGTCCTTCTTCGAGACATGTTCGGAACTCACTGCCAAAACTGCTTTAAACT ACTCAAGGCACCCATCCCTTGCAAGAAATGTTCAAATGTAGTCTTCTGCTCGGTGGAGTGTCGacaggacgcctatttccaccaAACAGAGTGTCCTATCCAAGACCTTCTTCTGGGATCCGGTATGTCTATCAACTGCTTCCTAGCCATCCGCCTCCTGGTTCAAAAGCCACTGTCGTACTTCCTTGAAATCAAGGATGATATTGTGACGGAAAAGTACAAG GAAAACCTGGAAAAGAAGGAGATCTACGACCCTGAAGACTTCTTCCGTCTGTACAACCTTGTGTGTCACTCGGAGAGACGAACAAGCGAAGACTACTTCCACAGGGTCGTGATGGTGGTCTTCATGGTGAAGGCGCTGAAGAAGACCAAGTACTTCGAGGACAAGGGCACTGGCATCA ATTACCCACTGCTTAAGGAAGAAG GTGACACAATCAGTGAAACAGAGGCATACGTTGGCTCTTTACTGATGCATTTCCTTGAG ATTGTCCAGTTTAACTCTCACGAAGTCTCAGAGTTCTGGCTATCTGCTCCAAAATCACTTAGCAACTCCAAGAACGAGTCCCTGGGTGCTGCCATTTTCCCTACACTCGCCCTCTTCAATCATTCTTGCATCACAGGGCAAGTCag GTACTTCAGTGGCAGCAGCGCTATCACGAAATCCATTCGGTTCATCCCGAAGGGAGAGCAAGTTCCCGAAAATTACGGCCAGAGTTTTACTTCGGCTCCCAGATCAGAGAGGAGACAGTACCTGTTTGACAGATACTGGTTCGAGTGTGCTTGTGAG GCCTGCGTGAAAGACTGGCCCAAATACCAAGACATGTCCAACACAGTCTTGAACTTCAAGTGCAGGAAGTGCACGTCTCCTTTGCCAGTCGACACAGAGAACACTTTGAACCCGATCCTCAAGTGCGAGAAGTGTGGTGAGCAGACCAACATCATGGCTGCTCTCAAAAACTTACAG AACTCAGAGCAGACGTTCTTGAGCGCCAGTAAAGAAATGGACAACTTCAACCTGGAAAAAGCAGAGAGCTTACTGCTGGAGAACCTGAAGCAGCTGGAATCCAGTCTCTACCCTCCGTACAAGGATTACCACCAGACGCAAGAGGCTTACATGCGCGTCATGCTCACAAAGGGAGGCAACTATAGGGTAAAAACGCCTAAATCTGAAGAATAG
- the LOC137619635 gene encoding SET and MYND domain-containing protein 4-like isoform X3 gives MAATTIDTLPSMTKSVIMWEEKDLPGFFKDYFKMVRNALTNDQFNQFSKLKTNQERVRFVFSIPAAHDIDIKPYFKGKSEKEALEKKEAGNMCFSKKNNVEALKLYSQAVIKAPVPTGKYWKLIKECADPKKMTLYAICLANRSAALYHLKDYRHCVKDINEALEHHYPRELKHKLYKRKARLLSHMKQHEDAREAYRQALKWLDWAKMEREKRIEHQNDIQKWLKLYETGKGVKNFEMEPEPVDMQLPAIPEVTGGRHPKYPSLSRKVDVRSDNQQGRYVVAVEDIEPGDTICAEKPFAAVLLRDMFGTHCQNCFKLLKAPIPCKKCSNVVFCSVECRQDAYFHQTECPIQDLLLGSGMSINCFLAIRLLVQKPLSYFLEIKDDIVTEKYKENLEKKEIYDPEDFFRLYNLVCHSERRTSEDYFHRVVMVVFMVKALKKTKYFEDKGTGISDTISETEAYVGSLLMHFLEIVQFNSHEVSEFWLSAPKSLSNSKNESLGAAIFPTLALFNHSCITGQVRYFSGSSAITKSIRFIPKGEQVPENYGQSFTSAPRSERRQYLFDRYWFECACEACVKDWPKYQDMSNTVLNFKCRKCTSPLPVDTENTLNPILKCEKCGEQTNIMAALKNLQNSEQTFLSASKEMDNFNLEKAESLLLENLKQLESSLYPPYKDYHQTQEAYMRVMLTKGGNYRVKTPKSEE, from the exons ATCCGTCATAATGTGGGAAGAAAAAGACCTACCGGGCTTCTTCAAAGACTACTTCAAGATGGTGCGCAACGCCCTCACCAACGACCAGTTCAACCAGTTCTCGAAGCTGAAAACCAACCAGGAACGCGTCCGGTTCGTGTTCAGCATCCCGGCCGCGCACGACATCGACATCAAGCCCTACTTCAAGGGCAAGTCGGAGAAGGAAGCCCTCGAGAAGAAGGAGGCGGGAAACATGTGTTTTAGCAAAAAGAATAACGTAGAGGCATTAAAGCTATACAGCCAGGCGGTAATTAAGGCACCTGTGCCCACGGGTAAATATTGGAAGCTGATCA AAGAATGCGCAGATCCGAAAAAGATGACCCTTTACGCCATCTGCCTGGCCAACCGATCAGCTGCGCTCTACCACCTCAAGGATTACAGGCATTGTGTCAAAGATATCAACGAGGCCCTTGAACATCATTATCCAAGa gAACTGAAGCACAAACTATACAAGAGGAAAGCACGCCTGCTCTCGCACATGAAGCAGCACGAGGATGCCCGGGAGGCCTACCGCCAGGCCTTGAAGTGGCTGGATTGGGCCAAgatggagagagagaagaggatcgAACACCAAAATGACATACAGAAGTGGCTCAAACTTTATGAGACTGGCAAAGGAGTAAAAAATTTCG AAATGGAACCGGAGCCAGTCGACATGCAGCTTCCGGCCATCCCAGAGGTGACTGGCGGTCGACACCCCAAGTACCCGTCCCTTTCGCGAAAGGTGGACGTCAGGAGCGACAATCAGCAAGGTCGTTACGTCGTGGCTGTCGAGGATATAGAACCTGGAGATACCATATGTGCTGAAAAGCCTTTCGCGGCCGTCCTTCTTCGAGACATGTTCGGAACTCACTGCCAAAACTGCTTTAAACT ACTCAAGGCACCCATCCCTTGCAAGAAATGTTCAAATGTAGTCTTCTGCTCGGTGGAGTGTCGacaggacgcctatttccaccaAACAGAGTGTCCTATCCAAGACCTTCTTCTGGGATCCGGTATGTCTATCAACTGCTTCCTAGCCATCCGCCTCCTGGTTCAAAAGCCACTGTCGTACTTCCTTGAAATCAAGGATGATATTGTGACGGAAAAGTACAAG GAAAACCTGGAAAAGAAGGAGATCTACGACCCTGAAGACTTCTTCCGTCTGTACAACCTTGTGTGTCACTCGGAGAGACGAACAAGCGAAGACTACTTCCACAGGGTCGTGATGGTGGTCTTCATGGTGAAGGCGCTGAAGAAGACCAAGTACTTCGAGGACAAGGGCACTGGCATCA GTGACACAATCAGTGAAACAGAGGCATACGTTGGCTCTTTACTGATGCATTTCCTTGAG ATTGTCCAGTTTAACTCTCACGAAGTCTCAGAGTTCTGGCTATCTGCTCCAAAATCACTTAGCAACTCCAAGAACGAGTCCCTGGGTGCTGCCATTTTCCCTACACTCGCCCTCTTCAATCATTCTTGCATCACAGGGCAAGTCag GTACTTCAGTGGCAGCAGCGCTATCACGAAATCCATTCGGTTCATCCCGAAGGGAGAGCAAGTTCCCGAAAATTACGGCCAGAGTTTTACTTCGGCTCCCAGATCAGAGAGGAGACAGTACCTGTTTGACAGATACTGGTTCGAGTGTGCTTGTGAG GCCTGCGTGAAAGACTGGCCCAAATACCAAGACATGTCCAACACAGTCTTGAACTTCAAGTGCAGGAAGTGCACGTCTCCTTTGCCAGTCGACACAGAGAACACTTTGAACCCGATCCTCAAGTGCGAGAAGTGTGGTGAGCAGACCAACATCATGGCTGCTCTCAAAAACTTACAG AACTCAGAGCAGACGTTCTTGAGCGCCAGTAAAGAAATGGACAACTTCAACCTGGAAAAAGCAGAGAGCTTACTGCTGGAGAACCTGAAGCAGCTGGAATCCAGTCTCTACCCTCCGTACAAGGATTACCACCAGACGCAAGAGGCTTACATGCGCGTCATGCTCACAAAGGGAGGCAACTATAGGGTAAAAACGCCTAAATCTGAAGAATAG
- the LOC137619635 gene encoding SET and MYND domain-containing protein 4-like isoform X4: MWEEKDLPGFFKDYFKMVRNALTNDQFNQFSKLKTNQERVRFVFSIPAAHDIDIKPYFKGKSEKEALEKKEAGNMCFSKKNNVEALKLYSQAVIKAPVPTGKYWKLIKECADPKKMTLYAICLANRSAALYHLKDYRHCVKDINEALEHHYPRELKHKLYKRKARLLSHMKQHEDAREAYRQALKWLDWAKMEREKRIEHQNDIQKWLKLYETGKGVKNFEMEPEPVDMQLPAIPEVTGGRHPKYPSLSRKVDVRSDNQQGRYVVAVEDIEPGDTICAEKPFAAVLLRDMFGTHCQNCFKLLKAPIPCKKCSNVVFCSVECRQDAYFHQTECPIQDLLLGSGMSINCFLAIRLLVQKPLSYFLEIKDDIVTEKYKENLEKKEIYDPEDFFRLYNLVCHSERRTSEDYFHRVVMVVFMVKALKKTKYFEDKGTGINYPLLKEEGDTISETEAYVGSLLMHFLEIVQFNSHEVSEFWLSAPKSLSNSKNESLGAAIFPTLALFNHSCITGQVRYFSGSSAITKSIRFIPKGEQVPENYGQSFTSAPRSERRQYLFDRYWFECACEACVKDWPKYQDMSNTVLNFKCRKCTSPLPVDTENTLNPILKCEKCGEQTNIMAALKNLQNSEQTFLSASKEMDNFNLEKAESLLLENLKQLESSLYPPYKDYHQTQEAYMRVMLTKGGNYRVKTPKSEE; the protein is encoded by the exons ATGTGGGAAGAAAAAGACCTACCGGGCTTCTTCAAAGACTACTTCAAGATGGTGCGCAACGCCCTCACCAACGACCAGTTCAACCAGTTCTCGAAGCTGAAAACCAACCAGGAACGCGTCCGGTTCGTGTTCAGCATCCCGGCCGCGCACGACATCGACATCAAGCCCTACTTCAAGGGCAAGTCGGAGAAGGAAGCCCTCGAGAAGAAGGAGGCGGGAAACATGTGTTTTAGCAAAAAGAATAACGTAGAGGCATTAAAGCTATACAGCCAGGCGGTAATTAAGGCACCTGTGCCCACGGGTAAATATTGGAAGCTGATCA AAGAATGCGCAGATCCGAAAAAGATGACCCTTTACGCCATCTGCCTGGCCAACCGATCAGCTGCGCTCTACCACCTCAAGGATTACAGGCATTGTGTCAAAGATATCAACGAGGCCCTTGAACATCATTATCCAAGa gAACTGAAGCACAAACTATACAAGAGGAAAGCACGCCTGCTCTCGCACATGAAGCAGCACGAGGATGCCCGGGAGGCCTACCGCCAGGCCTTGAAGTGGCTGGATTGGGCCAAgatggagagagagaagaggatcgAACACCAAAATGACATACAGAAGTGGCTCAAACTTTATGAGACTGGCAAAGGAGTAAAAAATTTCG AAATGGAACCGGAGCCAGTCGACATGCAGCTTCCGGCCATCCCAGAGGTGACTGGCGGTCGACACCCCAAGTACCCGTCCCTTTCGCGAAAGGTGGACGTCAGGAGCGACAATCAGCAAGGTCGTTACGTCGTGGCTGTCGAGGATATAGAACCTGGAGATACCATATGTGCTGAAAAGCCTTTCGCGGCCGTCCTTCTTCGAGACATGTTCGGAACTCACTGCCAAAACTGCTTTAAACT ACTCAAGGCACCCATCCCTTGCAAGAAATGTTCAAATGTAGTCTTCTGCTCGGTGGAGTGTCGacaggacgcctatttccaccaAACAGAGTGTCCTATCCAAGACCTTCTTCTGGGATCCGGTATGTCTATCAACTGCTTCCTAGCCATCCGCCTCCTGGTTCAAAAGCCACTGTCGTACTTCCTTGAAATCAAGGATGATATTGTGACGGAAAAGTACAAG GAAAACCTGGAAAAGAAGGAGATCTACGACCCTGAAGACTTCTTCCGTCTGTACAACCTTGTGTGTCACTCGGAGAGACGAACAAGCGAAGACTACTTCCACAGGGTCGTGATGGTGGTCTTCATGGTGAAGGCGCTGAAGAAGACCAAGTACTTCGAGGACAAGGGCACTGGCATCA ATTACCCACTGCTTAAGGAAGAAG GTGACACAATCAGTGAAACAGAGGCATACGTTGGCTCTTTACTGATGCATTTCCTTGAG ATTGTCCAGTTTAACTCTCACGAAGTCTCAGAGTTCTGGCTATCTGCTCCAAAATCACTTAGCAACTCCAAGAACGAGTCCCTGGGTGCTGCCATTTTCCCTACACTCGCCCTCTTCAATCATTCTTGCATCACAGGGCAAGTCag GTACTTCAGTGGCAGCAGCGCTATCACGAAATCCATTCGGTTCATCCCGAAGGGAGAGCAAGTTCCCGAAAATTACGGCCAGAGTTTTACTTCGGCTCCCAGATCAGAGAGGAGACAGTACCTGTTTGACAGATACTGGTTCGAGTGTGCTTGTGAG GCCTGCGTGAAAGACTGGCCCAAATACCAAGACATGTCCAACACAGTCTTGAACTTCAAGTGCAGGAAGTGCACGTCTCCTTTGCCAGTCGACACAGAGAACACTTTGAACCCGATCCTCAAGTGCGAGAAGTGTGGTGAGCAGACCAACATCATGGCTGCTCTCAAAAACTTACAG AACTCAGAGCAGACGTTCTTGAGCGCCAGTAAAGAAATGGACAACTTCAACCTGGAAAAAGCAGAGAGCTTACTGCTGGAGAACCTGAAGCAGCTGGAATCCAGTCTCTACCCTCCGTACAAGGATTACCACCAGACGCAAGAGGCTTACATGCGCGTCATGCTCACAAAGGGAGGCAACTATAGGGTAAAAACGCCTAAATCTGAAGAATAG
- the LOC137619635 gene encoding SET and MYND domain-containing protein 4-like isoform X5, which yields MAATTIDTLPSMTKSVIMWEEKDLPGFFKDYFKMVRNALTNDQFNQFSKLKTNQERVRFVFSIPAAHDIDIKPYFKGKSEKEALEKKEAGNMCFSKKNNVEALKLYSQAVIKAPVPTGKYWKLIKECADPKKMTLYAICLANRSAALYHLKDYRHCVKDINEALEHHYPRELKHKLYKRKARLLSHMKQHEDAREAYRQALKWLDWAKMEREKRIEHQNDIQKWLKLYETGKGVKNFEMEPEPVDMQLPAIPEVTGGRHPKYPSLSRKVDVRSDNQQGRYVVAVEDIEPGDTICAEKPFAAVLLRDMFGTHCQNCFKLLKAPIPCKKCSNVVFCSVECRQDAYFHQTECPIQDLLLGSGMSINCFLAIRLLVQKPLSYFLEIKDDIVTEKYKENLEKKEIYDPEDFFRLYNLVCHSERRTSEDYFHRVVMVVFMVKALKKTKYFEDKGTGINYPLLKEEGDTISETEAYVGSLLMHFLEIVQFNSHEVSEFWLSAPKSLSNSKNESLGAAIFPTLALFNHSCITGQVRYFSGSSAITKSIRFIPKGEQVPENYGQSFTSAPRSERRQYLFDRYWFECACEACVKDWPKYQDMSNTVLNFKCRKCTSPLPVDTENTLNPILKCEKCGEQTNIMAALKNLQNSEQTFLSASKEMEI from the exons ATCCGTCATAATGTGGGAAGAAAAAGACCTACCGGGCTTCTTCAAAGACTACTTCAAGATGGTGCGCAACGCCCTCACCAACGACCAGTTCAACCAGTTCTCGAAGCTGAAAACCAACCAGGAACGCGTCCGGTTCGTGTTCAGCATCCCGGCCGCGCACGACATCGACATCAAGCCCTACTTCAAGGGCAAGTCGGAGAAGGAAGCCCTCGAGAAGAAGGAGGCGGGAAACATGTGTTTTAGCAAAAAGAATAACGTAGAGGCATTAAAGCTATACAGCCAGGCGGTAATTAAGGCACCTGTGCCCACGGGTAAATATTGGAAGCTGATCA AAGAATGCGCAGATCCGAAAAAGATGACCCTTTACGCCATCTGCCTGGCCAACCGATCAGCTGCGCTCTACCACCTCAAGGATTACAGGCATTGTGTCAAAGATATCAACGAGGCCCTTGAACATCATTATCCAAGa gAACTGAAGCACAAACTATACAAGAGGAAAGCACGCCTGCTCTCGCACATGAAGCAGCACGAGGATGCCCGGGAGGCCTACCGCCAGGCCTTGAAGTGGCTGGATTGGGCCAAgatggagagagagaagaggatcgAACACCAAAATGACATACAGAAGTGGCTCAAACTTTATGAGACTGGCAAAGGAGTAAAAAATTTCG AAATGGAACCGGAGCCAGTCGACATGCAGCTTCCGGCCATCCCAGAGGTGACTGGCGGTCGACACCCCAAGTACCCGTCCCTTTCGCGAAAGGTGGACGTCAGGAGCGACAATCAGCAAGGTCGTTACGTCGTGGCTGTCGAGGATATAGAACCTGGAGATACCATATGTGCTGAAAAGCCTTTCGCGGCCGTCCTTCTTCGAGACATGTTCGGAACTCACTGCCAAAACTGCTTTAAACT ACTCAAGGCACCCATCCCTTGCAAGAAATGTTCAAATGTAGTCTTCTGCTCGGTGGAGTGTCGacaggacgcctatttccaccaAACAGAGTGTCCTATCCAAGACCTTCTTCTGGGATCCGGTATGTCTATCAACTGCTTCCTAGCCATCCGCCTCCTGGTTCAAAAGCCACTGTCGTACTTCCTTGAAATCAAGGATGATATTGTGACGGAAAAGTACAAG GAAAACCTGGAAAAGAAGGAGATCTACGACCCTGAAGACTTCTTCCGTCTGTACAACCTTGTGTGTCACTCGGAGAGACGAACAAGCGAAGACTACTTCCACAGGGTCGTGATGGTGGTCTTCATGGTGAAGGCGCTGAAGAAGACCAAGTACTTCGAGGACAAGGGCACTGGCATCA ATTACCCACTGCTTAAGGAAGAAG GTGACACAATCAGTGAAACAGAGGCATACGTTGGCTCTTTACTGATGCATTTCCTTGAG ATTGTCCAGTTTAACTCTCACGAAGTCTCAGAGTTCTGGCTATCTGCTCCAAAATCACTTAGCAACTCCAAGAACGAGTCCCTGGGTGCTGCCATTTTCCCTACACTCGCCCTCTTCAATCATTCTTGCATCACAGGGCAAGTCag GTACTTCAGTGGCAGCAGCGCTATCACGAAATCCATTCGGTTCATCCCGAAGGGAGAGCAAGTTCCCGAAAATTACGGCCAGAGTTTTACTTCGGCTCCCAGATCAGAGAGGAGACAGTACCTGTTTGACAGATACTGGTTCGAGTGTGCTTGTGAG GCCTGCGTGAAAGACTGGCCCAAATACCAAGACATGTCCAACACAGTCTTGAACTTCAAGTGCAGGAAGTGCACGTCTCCTTTGCCAGTCGACACAGAGAACACTTTGAACCCGATCCTCAAGTGCGAGAAGTGTGGTGAGCAGACCAACATCATGGCTGCTCTCAAAAACTTACAG AACTCAGAGCAGACCTTCTTGAGCGCCAGTAAAGAAATGGAAATCTAA
- the LOC137619635 gene encoding SET and MYND domain-containing protein 4-like isoform X2, protein MAATTIDTLPSMTKSVIMWEEKDLPGFFKDYFKMVRNALTNDQFNQFSKLKTNQERVRFVFSIPAAHDIDIKPYFKGKSEKEALEKKEAGNMCFSKKNNVEALKLYSQAVIKAPVPTEECADPKKMTLYAICLANRSAALYHLKDYRHCVKDINEALEHHYPRELKHKLYKRKARLLSHMKQHEDAREAYRQALKWLDWAKMEREKRIEHQNDIQKWLKLYETGKGVKNFEMEPEPVDMQLPAIPEVTGGRHPKYPSLSRKVDVRSDNQQGRYVVAVEDIEPGDTICAEKPFAAVLLRDMFGTHCQNCFKLLKAPIPCKKCSNVVFCSVECRQDAYFHQTECPIQDLLLGSGMSINCFLAIRLLVQKPLSYFLEIKDDIVTEKYKENLEKKEIYDPEDFFRLYNLVCHSERRTSEDYFHRVVMVVFMVKALKKTKYFEDKGTGINYPLLKEEGDTISETEAYVGSLLMHFLEIVQFNSHEVSEFWLSAPKSLSNSKNESLGAAIFPTLALFNHSCITGQVRYFSGSSAITKSIRFIPKGEQVPENYGQSFTSAPRSERRQYLFDRYWFECACEACVKDWPKYQDMSNTVLNFKCRKCTSPLPVDTENTLNPILKCEKCGEQTNIMAALKNLQNSEQTFLSASKEMDNFNLEKAESLLLENLKQLESSLYPPYKDYHQTQEAYMRVMLTKGGNYRVKTPKSEE, encoded by the exons ATCCGTCATAATGTGGGAAGAAAAAGACCTACCGGGCTTCTTCAAAGACTACTTCAAGATGGTGCGCAACGCCCTCACCAACGACCAGTTCAACCAGTTCTCGAAGCTGAAAACCAACCAGGAACGCGTCCGGTTCGTGTTCAGCATCCCGGCCGCGCACGACATCGACATCAAGCCCTACTTCAAGGGCAAGTCGGAGAAGGAAGCCCTCGAGAAGAAGGAGGCGGGAAACATGTGTTTTAGCAAAAAGAATAACGTAGAGGCATTAAAGCTATACAGCCAGGCGGTAATTAAGGCACCTGTGCCCACGG AAGAATGCGCAGATCCGAAAAAGATGACCCTTTACGCCATCTGCCTGGCCAACCGATCAGCTGCGCTCTACCACCTCAAGGATTACAGGCATTGTGTCAAAGATATCAACGAGGCCCTTGAACATCATTATCCAAGa gAACTGAAGCACAAACTATACAAGAGGAAAGCACGCCTGCTCTCGCACATGAAGCAGCACGAGGATGCCCGGGAGGCCTACCGCCAGGCCTTGAAGTGGCTGGATTGGGCCAAgatggagagagagaagaggatcgAACACCAAAATGACATACAGAAGTGGCTCAAACTTTATGAGACTGGCAAAGGAGTAAAAAATTTCG AAATGGAACCGGAGCCAGTCGACATGCAGCTTCCGGCCATCCCAGAGGTGACTGGCGGTCGACACCCCAAGTACCCGTCCCTTTCGCGAAAGGTGGACGTCAGGAGCGACAATCAGCAAGGTCGTTACGTCGTGGCTGTCGAGGATATAGAACCTGGAGATACCATATGTGCTGAAAAGCCTTTCGCGGCCGTCCTTCTTCGAGACATGTTCGGAACTCACTGCCAAAACTGCTTTAAACT ACTCAAGGCACCCATCCCTTGCAAGAAATGTTCAAATGTAGTCTTCTGCTCGGTGGAGTGTCGacaggacgcctatttccaccaAACAGAGTGTCCTATCCAAGACCTTCTTCTGGGATCCGGTATGTCTATCAACTGCTTCCTAGCCATCCGCCTCCTGGTTCAAAAGCCACTGTCGTACTTCCTTGAAATCAAGGATGATATTGTGACGGAAAAGTACAAG GAAAACCTGGAAAAGAAGGAGATCTACGACCCTGAAGACTTCTTCCGTCTGTACAACCTTGTGTGTCACTCGGAGAGACGAACAAGCGAAGACTACTTCCACAGGGTCGTGATGGTGGTCTTCATGGTGAAGGCGCTGAAGAAGACCAAGTACTTCGAGGACAAGGGCACTGGCATCA ATTACCCACTGCTTAAGGAAGAAG GTGACACAATCAGTGAAACAGAGGCATACGTTGGCTCTTTACTGATGCATTTCCTTGAG ATTGTCCAGTTTAACTCTCACGAAGTCTCAGAGTTCTGGCTATCTGCTCCAAAATCACTTAGCAACTCCAAGAACGAGTCCCTGGGTGCTGCCATTTTCCCTACACTCGCCCTCTTCAATCATTCTTGCATCACAGGGCAAGTCag GTACTTCAGTGGCAGCAGCGCTATCACGAAATCCATTCGGTTCATCCCGAAGGGAGAGCAAGTTCCCGAAAATTACGGCCAGAGTTTTACTTCGGCTCCCAGATCAGAGAGGAGACAGTACCTGTTTGACAGATACTGGTTCGAGTGTGCTTGTGAG GCCTGCGTGAAAGACTGGCCCAAATACCAAGACATGTCCAACACAGTCTTGAACTTCAAGTGCAGGAAGTGCACGTCTCCTTTGCCAGTCGACACAGAGAACACTTTGAACCCGATCCTCAAGTGCGAGAAGTGTGGTGAGCAGACCAACATCATGGCTGCTCTCAAAAACTTACAG AACTCAGAGCAGACGTTCTTGAGCGCCAGTAAAGAAATGGACAACTTCAACCTGGAAAAAGCAGAGAGCTTACTGCTGGAGAACCTGAAGCAGCTGGAATCCAGTCTCTACCCTCCGTACAAGGATTACCACCAGACGCAAGAGGCTTACATGCGCGTCATGCTCACAAAGGGAGGCAACTATAGGGTAAAAACGCCTAAATCTGAAGAATAG